A segment of the Cervus elaphus chromosome 24, mCerEla1.1, whole genome shotgun sequence genome:
TGGCCATGGAACCTATATCCTGATTCACTCATCTCAGCCACCAGACCCTGGATTTCCCATCAATCCCAGTGATCATTTAGCAGGAGTAATGACCCCTCTCAATGACAGTCCCATCTGCCAGCCCCGTGTGGCCAAGTGCTCTGCTTACCCAGACTCCTTCAATCCTAAAACCAGTTTCTAAACTAGGTGTTACATCAcacccattttactgatgaggaaactgagtcacagactAGCCACTCAGCAGCCATCTAGTAAGTAGCCTATGGTCTTAGCCTTCTCAGGCTGCTGGAGCAGTCCCTCCAGCTCTCAGTCCCGAGCAGTCCCACACTTGGCTCCAACTCTCACCCCACCTGCAGCAATGCCAGCAAACAGGACCTGTCACTCCCCAGGTATgacaaaaatgcttttttttttttttaattgtgcctCTGAGATAAATGAAAGGTCCCGACTGGGTCTAGCCCTCTGGCCTCTGCCCTCTAATCACAGGGCCTGCTGCCCTGGTGGGGACTGGTCCAGACCCTCCAAGTTCAAGCCAGGCCTGGGGCCTGGACAGTGGGTGAGCTCACAGTAGCTGGTCAAGGAAAGCAAGGAGTTCGAGGTGGAAGTCTTGTGGCTTGTGGAGGTAGCAGGCGTGGCCTGCATTGCGCAATTTCACCGTGGAGTGGTTGGGCAGATGGCGGAGCTGCCGCAGTGACTCCCGAGCCAGGGTGCGGTCCAGCTCCCCATACAGGATGAGAGTCGGGGTCTGCAGGGCAAGGCAAGGGGCCATGATCCTGGGGCCTGAGGGGGACTGACCCTCAAGCCACCTCCTTAGGATATCTTCCCGATACACCTCATCTCTTCCATCCATATCAAGGATGAGGCCATGTATCCTCCAAGTACAACCTATGTGTTTTCCCCCCATGACCCAAGCCAGGGACAGGAAGCCAGGACTTTCAGGGACCCTCCTCCCAGTACCTTCACAGCCTGGAATTGTTCCTGGGTGTAGTTCTGGGTGGAGGCAGGTGCAATGGGCACGAATCCACGCAGCTGGTGGTGGCCTCGCATCAGGAAGGGCAGGGCATAGCGGCCACTCAGTGAAGGGCTCACCAACACGGCGTTCTGCACATTTAGGTCCTGCAGCACTCGCTCCAACAGCTCTGCCCGCCCTGCCTCTGTGCTTGCCTCCTTTGAAGGTGCCGAGTTCCCAAAACCTGGGAACAGCAGAAGGCACCAGCTGAGGGAGGCTGGGAAGGTGGTCAGGACTTCCTGCTCACCATAGTGGTTAAAGAGATGGGGACCAGTGGCACATAACATCTGCCACCCCCAAATCTCCTGAAGTTATGTTTTTGTAAGGTGATAGGGCTGTTAAGAAAACCATCTTTCATTCATCATATTGGCAA
Coding sequences within it:
- the ABHD14A gene encoding protein ABHD14A; this translates as MSRSQVALLGLGLGLLFMLLLYVGLPGPPEQTSWLWGDSNVTILAGLTRGSSPIFYREVLPSHRAHRVDVVLLHGKAFSSRTWEQLGTLQLLAQRGYRAVALDLPGFGNSAPSKEASTEAGRAELLERVLQDLNVQNAVLVSPSLSGRYALPFLMRGHHQLRGFVPIAPASTQNYTQEQFQAVKTPTLILYGELDRTLARESLRQLRHLPNHSTVKLRNAGHACYLHKPQDFHLELLAFLDQLL